TCGTAATCATCCTCGTAATCATCCTTTTGCTCTTCGGTGCCCCGAAACTCCCGCAGCTCGCCAAGAGCCTCGGCGAGTCGATGCGCATCTTCAAGGGCGAGATGAAGACGATGAAGAAGGAGTCGTCGACCGACGACGCAGGGACGGCCAAGTCCGCAGGAACCGCCGCGGGCCCCGCGCCGACGCAGTCATCGGGCGACGCGACGCCGAACCCGAACGAGCCCAGGGCATCCGACACCCCATCGGATAGCAACGACACCACTAACCGATAGTGTCGATGGCGGTTACGCCGGGGAAGCAGTCTGGACGCAAGAAGAAACGTGACCCCGAAGGGCGAATGCGGCTCGTCGAACACCTCGTCGAGTTTCGAAATCGCCTTTTCAAATCAGCGATCGGCATCGTCATTGGCATGGTCGCGGGATACTTCCTCACCGACCCTGTACTCGACCTGATTCGACAGCCGATCGAGATACTCGAGGCGACCCGCGAGGGTCGAGTGTCGATCAACTTCTCGAACGTCACCACGGGCTTCGACTTGCGCATGCAGATCGCCCTCACGCTCGGCATCGTAATTTCCTCGCCCGTCTGGCTCTACCAGACGTGGATGTTCTTGATGCCCGGCCTCAAGAAGGGCGAGCGTCGCTACATCGTCGGCTTCCTCGGCTCGGCGATCCCGCTCTTCCTCGGCGGTGTCGTGCTCGGCTTCATGCTCATGCCGCGCATGGTGCAGGTAATGGCGATGTTCGTGCCGGAGCAGGACACCGTGTTCTACGACGCGAAGACGTATTACACGTTTGTACTCACGCTGTGCCTCGCCGTGGGCGTCGCGTTCGTCGTGCCGGTCATCCTCGTGATGCTCAACTTCGCCGGGGTGCTCAGCGGCAAGGCGATCCTCTCCGGTTGGCGCTGGGCGATCCTCATTTCGGCGCTGTTCGGCGCGATTTCGACACCTGCTGCGGATGTTCTCAGCATGGTTTTGCTTATGCTGCCGATGATCGCCCTGTACTTCATCGCGACGGGAATCGCGCTGCTGCACGATAAGCGGCAGGCGAAGCGCGACGCGAAGCTGCGCGAGAACCTGTTGCCTTCAACCGAATTGAGTGAGGAAAACTAACTTGGCTGAGCCGAGCGCTGCCGAACGATTTGCTCGCGCAAAGAACCGCGCGAAGTACCCAGAGTTCGAGCTCTTCCGGAGCCTGCAGCGCTTCGACCTGGACGAGTTTCAGGCGCACGCGTGCCAGTCCCTTGAATCGGGCAGTTCGGTGTTGGTTGCCGCGCCGACCGGCGCGGGCAAGACGATCGTGGCGGAGTTCGCGGTGTTCCTCGCGATGCGCGACGCCAACGCGAAGATCTTCTACACCGCGCCGATCAAGGCGCTCTCGAATCAGAAGTATCGCGAGTTCGCCGCCGACTACGGTGCGAGCGAGGTGGGGCTCCTCACTGGCGACGTCAATATCAATTCGCAGGCGCGGATCGTCGTCATGACGACCGAGGTCCTGCGCAACATGATCTATGCGGGCAGCGATCTGATGCACGATCTCGCGTACGTCGTGATGGATGAGGTGCACTATCTCGCCGACCGGTTCCGCGGCGCGGTATGGGAAGAAATTATCATCCACCTCCCGAGCGAGGTGCGGCTCGTCTCGCTGTCCGCGACGGTGTCGAACGCGGAAGAGTTCGGTGACTGGCTCCAGGCGGTTCGCGGCGACACCGACGTGATCGTGTCCGAGATTCGCCCGACGCCGCTCTACCAGCACGTCTTGGTCGGCTCACAGCTGCACGACCTCTTTCGCACCAAGCGCGAGCAGCTCACGGACCAGGTGAACCCGGAGCTCGTCCGAGCCGTGCAGCAATTCCGCGGCACCGGCGGGCACGGTCGCTCGCGCCGCGGCGGCAGGGGCGGCACGGTGCGGCACGCGCCGCGGCTCGATCGCGGCCCGTTCGTCGAGATGCTCGACGAGTACGATCTCCTACCGGCCATCTTCTTCATCTTCTCGCGCGCGGGATGCGATGCCGCGGTGCAGCAGGTCGTTCGCTACGGCGTGCGCCTCACGACGCATATCGAGGCTGACGAGATTCGTTGGATCGTCGAGGAACGCACACGGAACATTCTCGACGAGGACCTCGCGGCGCTGGGCTTCTGGGAATGGAAGGATGCACTCGAACGCGGTGTCGCGGCCCACCACGCGGGGCTCCTGCCCGCGTTCAAGGAAATCGTGGAGGAGCTCTTCCAGCGCAAGCTCGTGAAGGTCGTGTTCGCGACGGAGACGCTCGCGCTCGGCATCAATATGCCCGCGCGCACCGTGGTGCTCGAGAACCTCGAGAAGTTCAATGGCGTCTCGAGAGTGCCGATCACGCCGGGGGAGTACACCCAGCTCACGGGTCGCGCTGGCCGCCGCGGCATCGATGTCGAGGGCCACGCGATCGTGCAGTGGCGCGAGGGCGTGCAACCCGAAAACGTGGCCTCGCTCGCATCCAAGCGCTCCTACCCGCTGAACTCGTCGTTCCGTCCCACCTACAACATGACCGTCAACCTCGTCGACCGGTTTGGGCGGGAGCAGACGCGCGCGCTGCTGGAGTCGTCGTTCGCGCAGTTCCAGGCGGACCGGGCCGTCGTCGAGATCGCGCGGCGAGTCAAGCAGCAGCGCGAGGCGCTGGACGGCTACGCCGAGTCGATGCACTGCGATCGCGGCGACTTCTACGAATACTCCGAGATTCGCCGCAACCTCAGCGACTTGGAGAAGCAGCGCATCCTGAAGGACGACCCGCGGTTCCATGAGCTCCGCGAGACACGGAGCTCGCAGCTGCAGGAACTGCGTGAGCAGCTCAAGCGGCACGGCTGCCACAGCTGCCCGAAGCGCGAGGATCACGCCCGCTGGGCGGAACGGTATTGGAAGCTCCAGCGCGACACCGACAAGCTGGCGGGCGAGA
This DNA window, taken from Gulosibacter molinativorax, encodes the following:
- the tatA gene encoding Sec-independent protein translocase subunit TatA is translated as MIGNMGGWTFVIILVIILLLFGAPKLPQLAKSLGESMRIFKGEMKTMKKESSTDDAGTAKSAGTAAGPAPTQSSGDATPNPNEPRASDTPSDSNDTTNR
- the tatC gene encoding twin-arginine translocase subunit TatC, with product MAVTPGKQSGRKKKRDPEGRMRLVEHLVEFRNRLFKSAIGIVIGMVAGYFLTDPVLDLIRQPIEILEATREGRVSINFSNVTTGFDLRMQIALTLGIVISSPVWLYQTWMFLMPGLKKGERRYIVGFLGSAIPLFLGGVVLGFMLMPRMVQVMAMFVPEQDTVFYDAKTYYTFVLTLCLAVGVAFVVPVILVMLNFAGVLSGKAILSGWRWAILISALFGAISTPAADVLSMVLLMLPMIALYFIATGIALLHDKRQAKRDAKLRENLLPSTELSEEN
- a CDS encoding DEAD/DEAH box helicase, which codes for MAEPSAAERFARAKNRAKYPEFELFRSLQRFDLDEFQAHACQSLESGSSVLVAAPTGAGKTIVAEFAVFLAMRDANAKIFYTAPIKALSNQKYREFAADYGASEVGLLTGDVNINSQARIVVMTTEVLRNMIYAGSDLMHDLAYVVMDEVHYLADRFRGAVWEEIIIHLPSEVRLVSLSATVSNAEEFGDWLQAVRGDTDVIVSEIRPTPLYQHVLVGSQLHDLFRTKREQLTDQVNPELVRAVQQFRGTGGHGRSRRGGRGGTVRHAPRLDRGPFVEMLDEYDLLPAIFFIFSRAGCDAAVQQVVRYGVRLTTHIEADEIRWIVEERTRNILDEDLAALGFWEWKDALERGVAAHHAGLLPAFKEIVEELFQRKLVKVVFATETLALGINMPARTVVLENLEKFNGVSRVPITPGEYTQLTGRAGRRGIDVEGHAIVQWREGVQPENVASLASKRSYPLNSSFRPTYNMTVNLVDRFGREQTRALLESSFAQFQADRAVVEIARRVKQQREALDGYAESMHCDRGDFYEYSEIRRNLSDLEKQRILKDDPRFHELRETRSSQLQELREQLKRHGCHSCPKREDHARWAERYWKLQRDTDKLAGEISRRTGAVARTFDRLTDLLLELGYLRHGETEDEVHTTAHGQRLKQIFGERDLLVAECIRRQVWLNLEPAALAAMACALTYEPRRDEENPPIGHLPKGGFRESLEQTEEIWAKLDELEHTHRVPRTNPLATGLVPAMFRWASGAPLDRVLEKADLAAGDFVRWCKQTLDLLDQISLVESGKLATAARQAGDLIRRGIVAYSGAES